From a single Callithrix jacchus isolate 240 chromosome 5, calJac240_pri, whole genome shotgun sequence genomic region:
- the LOC118153769 gene encoding uncharacterized protein LOC118153769 yields MVNSCCGSVCSDQGCGLENCCHPSCCQTTCCRPSCCVSSCCRPSCCVSSCCRPQCCQTTCCRTTCCRPSCCVSSCCRPSCCVSSCCRPSCCVSSCCRPQCCQTTCCRTTCCRPSCCVSTCCRPSCCVPTCCRPSCCVSSCCRPQCCQTTCCRTTCCRPSCCVSSCCRPSCCVSSCCRPSCCVSSCCRPSCCVSSCCRPQCCQSLC; encoded by the coding sequence ATGGTCAACTCTTGTTGTGGCTCTGTCTGCTCTGACCAGGGCTGTGGCCTGGAGAACTGCTGCCATCCCAGCTGCTGCCAGACCACCTGCTGccgccccagctgctgtgtgtccagctgctgccgccccagctgctgtgtgtcCAGCTGCTGCAGGCCCCAGTGCTGTCAGACAACCTGCTGCAGGACCACCTGCTGccgccccagctgctgtgtgtccagctgctgccgccccagctgctgtgtgtccagctgctgccgccccagctgctgtgtgtcCAGCTGCTGCAGGCCCCAGTGCTGTCAGACAACCTGCTGCAGGACCACCTGCTGccgccccagctgctgtgtgtccacctgctgccgccccagctgctgtgtgCCCACGTGCTGccgccccagctgctgtgtgtcCAGCTGCTGCAGGCCCCAGTGCTGTCAGACAACCTGCTGCAGGACCACCTGCTGccgccccagctgctgtgtgtccagctgctgccgccccagctgctgtgtgtccagctgctgccgccccagctgctgtgtgtccagctgctgccgccccagctgctgtgtgtcCAGCTGCTGCAGGCCCCagtgctgccagtctctttgctag